In one Pyxidicoccus xibeiensis genomic region, the following are encoded:
- a CDS encoding ADOP family duplicated permease: MEVPRLPLALLRAWLPYAERDEVIAELRTEFVAREVREGPQAARAWLWRQVLGSVPPLVRRTFSRGWTGFEPRASRLRPGGPPMESFIMDLRYAARRLRSRPGYALLAILTLAIGVGGTAAAFGLVRGLLMTPLPYPAEERLSLFWSPGDWSEREFLHLSSDWSGFNAVAAFRTKELPLRRGPQASPELVTAIVTSAGLFDVLGVRPTLGRAFEANEDRPGAAPAVVISDGLYGDLGGQPSLVGGTVELDGRTHTVVGVMPRGFWFPDPTVRAWVVEPFNEEDGSGNYALMGRRAPGVDGPRLELTLKGLGTRLRERFNYPAAWDKGRAPAVTPLREHLLGPLQAPLLATLAAMGVLLLIACANVAALMLGQVDSRATELAVRMALGADSRRMTQQLLAEALLLGLASAALGALIAAQGFRVLTGALPLGPLAPKGALDWGMFSAALVLALVAALAVALLPARSLRKSDPQRALAKSRTGGIGARGGRTEGALVIGQVALAVLLTAGAALLVRSVANLRAIDPGLNDTARVAVLDVVMEGNVERDARPRIISDLEAALATLPGVRGVGTTQKLPLRGAGEDWGIGIVGKPDLPATTTYVRLVSPGYFDAVGIRLVDGRLLHADDRVDSERAVVINRALAKKYFPGENPLGQQINTGLGGLERIVGVVEDVAEAGLTDGAVPARYMLHAQVAGMTMTRQTLVLRAWPGQDPAALLDAARKQLAAAAPSVAVHRATTLEAVLTQAIGPARQVMSVLTLLTALAVVLGAVGVYGVTSHFVRRRQRDLGICIALGLRPSRVVAQVVRRGGVLVLIGSALGTVAALVLARLLSSFLYGVSAVDPLSLAGATLALLAVGVLAALLPALRASRLDPAVVFREG; the protein is encoded by the coding sequence GTGGAGGTCCCCCGGCTGCCTCTGGCGTTGCTGCGCGCGTGGCTTCCCTACGCCGAGCGGGACGAGGTGATTGCCGAGCTGCGCACCGAGTTCGTCGCCCGGGAGGTCCGCGAGGGGCCCCAGGCCGCGCGAGCGTGGCTGTGGCGGCAGGTGCTCGGCTCGGTGCCGCCCCTGGTGCGGCGGACGTTCTCTCGCGGTTGGACGGGCTTCGAGCCGCGTGCCAGCCGTCTACGCCCAGGAGGGCCTCCCATGGAGAGCTTCATCATGGACCTGCGGTACGCGGCGCGCCGGCTGCGCTCGCGACCGGGGTATGCGCTGCTGGCCATCCTCACCCTCGCCATCGGCGTGGGCGGCACGGCGGCGGCCTTCGGGCTGGTGCGGGGGCTGCTGATGACGCCGCTGCCGTACCCCGCGGAGGAGCGGCTCAGCCTCTTCTGGTCCCCGGGGGACTGGTCCGAGCGCGAGTTCCTCCACCTGTCGTCCGACTGGTCCGGCTTCAACGCCGTGGCGGCCTTCCGCACCAAGGAGCTCCCGCTGCGCCGGGGCCCGCAGGCCTCCCCCGAGCTGGTGACGGCCATCGTCACGAGCGCCGGCCTCTTCGACGTGCTCGGCGTGCGTCCGACGCTGGGCCGCGCCTTCGAGGCCAACGAGGACCGCCCGGGCGCCGCGCCGGCGGTGGTCATCAGCGACGGGCTCTATGGAGACCTCGGTGGCCAGCCGTCGCTGGTGGGCGGCACGGTGGAACTGGATGGGAGGACGCACACGGTGGTGGGCGTCATGCCGCGGGGCTTCTGGTTCCCGGACCCCACGGTGCGCGCCTGGGTGGTGGAGCCGTTCAACGAGGAGGACGGCTCCGGCAACTACGCGCTGATGGGGCGGCGCGCGCCCGGGGTGGATGGGCCCCGGCTGGAGCTGACGCTCAAGGGGCTGGGGACGCGGCTCAGGGAGCGCTTCAACTACCCGGCGGCCTGGGACAAGGGGCGCGCGCCCGCCGTGACGCCGCTGCGTGAGCACCTGCTCGGGCCGCTCCAGGCTCCGCTGCTCGCGACGCTCGCGGCCATGGGGGTGCTGCTGCTCATCGCGTGCGCCAACGTCGCCGCGCTGATGCTCGGCCAGGTGGACAGCCGCGCCACCGAGCTGGCGGTCCGCATGGCGCTGGGCGCCGACAGCCGGCGGATGACGCAGCAGCTGCTCGCGGAGGCGCTCCTGCTGGGGCTGGCCTCCGCCGCGCTCGGCGCGCTCATCGCGGCCCAGGGCTTCCGGGTGCTCACCGGGGCGCTGCCGCTCGGGCCCCTCGCGCCGAAGGGCGCGCTGGACTGGGGCATGTTCTCCGCCGCGCTCGTGCTGGCGCTGGTGGCCGCGCTCGCGGTGGCGCTGCTGCCGGCCCGCTCGCTGCGCAAGTCCGACCCGCAGCGCGCGCTGGCGAAGTCGCGCACCGGCGGCATCGGCGCACGCGGTGGCCGGACGGAGGGGGCGCTGGTGATAGGGCAGGTGGCGCTCGCGGTGCTGCTGACGGCGGGGGCCGCGCTGCTGGTGCGCTCGGTGGCGAACCTGCGCGCCATCGACCCGGGCCTGAATGACACGGCCCGCGTGGCGGTGCTGGACGTGGTGATGGAGGGCAACGTCGAGCGTGACGCACGGCCCCGGATCATCTCCGACCTGGAGGCGGCGCTGGCGACGCTCCCCGGAGTCCGCGGGGTGGGCACCACGCAGAAGCTCCCGCTGCGGGGCGCTGGCGAGGACTGGGGCATCGGCATCGTCGGCAAGCCGGACCTTCCGGCCACCACCACCTACGTGCGGCTGGTGTCGCCCGGCTACTTCGACGCGGTGGGCATCCGGCTGGTCGACGGCCGCCTGCTGCACGCGGACGACCGGGTGGACAGCGAGCGCGCCGTGGTCATCAACCGCGCGCTGGCGAAGAAGTACTTCCCGGGCGAGAACCCCCTCGGTCAGCAGATCAACACCGGGCTCGGCGGGCTGGAGCGCATCGTCGGCGTGGTGGAGGACGTGGCCGAGGCGGGGCTCACCGACGGCGCCGTCCCCGCGCGCTACATGCTCCACGCCCAGGTGGCGGGCATGACGATGACGCGGCAGACCCTGGTGCTGCGGGCCTGGCCGGGCCAGGACCCCGCGGCGCTGCTCGACGCCGCCCGCAAGCAGCTCGCCGCCGCCGCGCCCTCCGTGGCCGTTCACCGCGCCACCACGCTGGAGGCGGTGCTCACGCAGGCCATCGGTCCCGCGCGGCAGGTGATGTCCGTCCTCACGCTGCTCACCGCGCTCGCGGTGGTGCTGGGCGCGGTCGGCGTATACGGCGTCACCTCCCACTTCGTCCGCCGGCGCCAGCGCGACCTGGGCATCTGCATCGCCCTGGGGCTGCGCCCGTCGCGCGTGGTGGCGCAGGTGGTCCGGCGGGGTGGGGTGCTGGTGCTCATCGGAAGCGCCCTGGGCACCGTCGCGGCGCTCGTGCTGGCGCGGCTGCTGTCGTCGTTCCTGTACGGCGTGAGCGCGGTGGACCCGCTGTCGCTCGCGGGGGCCACCCTGGCGCTGCTCGCCGTGGGCGTGCTGGCGGCGCTGCTACCCGCCCTGCGCGCCAGCCGGCTTGACCCCGCCGTCGTGTTCCGCGAGGGATAG
- a CDS encoding PadR family transcriptional regulator, producing MSPSPSTSPDAPLGTFEEQVMLAVVRTHRAADGSGAYGMSVRRELEEVAGREVAIGAVYATLDRLEAKGLVSSERGETGAGGTRRVFAVTPRGARALADSREMRERLWRGVDLLPLLAGGR from the coding sequence GTGTCGCCTTCCCCCAGCACCAGCCCGGACGCGCCGCTCGGCACCTTCGAGGAGCAAGTGATGCTCGCCGTGGTGCGCACCCACCGCGCGGCCGACGGCAGCGGCGCCTATGGCATGTCCGTCCGCCGGGAGTTGGAGGAGGTGGCCGGGCGCGAGGTGGCGATTGGCGCGGTGTACGCCACGCTGGACCGGCTCGAGGCCAAGGGGCTGGTCTCCTCGGAGCGAGGAGAGACGGGCGCCGGAGGGACGCGGCGCGTGTTCGCCGTCACGCCTCGCGGCGCCCGGGCGCTGGCCGACTCGCGGGAGATGCGCGAGCGGCTCTGGCGCGGCGTCGACCTGCTTCCCCTGCTGGCCGGAGGGCGCTGA
- a CDS encoding GFA family protein — MKLEGSCHCRGVRFSVETKHPQPFMRCYCSICRKTQGGGGYAINLSGDADSLKVRGKQHLKVYRARVKNPEDARARKSTGQRNFCGRCGSALWLYDPTWPELIHPFASAIDTPLPTPPERVHIMLEFKPDWVPVHAEKGDKKFKRYPKESIAEWHQRHGVEAD, encoded by the coding sequence ATGAAGCTCGAAGGTTCGTGTCACTGCCGCGGTGTGCGCTTCAGCGTGGAGACGAAGCACCCGCAGCCGTTCATGCGCTGCTACTGCTCCATCTGCCGCAAGACGCAAGGTGGGGGCGGCTACGCCATCAACCTCTCCGGGGATGCGGACTCGCTCAAGGTCCGCGGCAAGCAGCACCTCAAGGTGTACCGCGCGCGCGTGAAGAACCCGGAGGACGCACGGGCGCGCAAGAGCACGGGGCAGCGCAACTTCTGTGGGCGGTGTGGCTCGGCGCTCTGGCTCTACGACCCGACCTGGCCGGAGCTCATCCACCCGTTCGCCTCCGCCATCGACACGCCGCTGCCCACGCCGCCCGAGCGCGTACACATCATGCTCGAGTTCAAGCCGGACTGGGTCCCCGTCCACGCCGAGAAGGGGGACAAGAAGTTCAAGCGCTATCCCAAGGAGTCCATCGCCGAGTGGCACCAGCGCCACGGCGTCGAAGCCGACTGA
- a CDS encoding SRPBCC family protein, whose product MKKRSVTHATFVIERTYAASPARVFAAWSRKDAKARWFACHDEWKPSLHELDFRVGGRERLHTGPRGGTVHAFDSLYQDIVPDQRIVYTYDMHLDDVRISVSLATVELIPEGTGTRLVFTEQGAFLDGHTTVEEREEGTRVGLDNLDRALRHAAASA is encoded by the coding sequence GTGAAGAAGCGCTCCGTCACCCACGCCACCTTCGTCATCGAGCGTACCTACGCGGCCTCGCCTGCGCGGGTGTTCGCCGCCTGGTCACGGAAGGACGCCAAGGCCCGCTGGTTCGCGTGCCACGACGAATGGAAGCCGAGCCTGCACGAGCTCGACTTCCGCGTTGGCGGACGCGAGCGCCTGCACACGGGCCCCCGGGGCGGGACCGTTCACGCCTTCGACAGCCTCTACCAGGACATCGTTCCGGACCAGCGCATCGTCTACACGTACGACATGCACCTGGACGACGTGCGCATCTCGGTGTCCCTGGCGACGGTGGAGCTCATCCCCGAGGGAACCGGCACCCGGCTGGTCTTCACGGAGCAGGGCGCCTTCCTCGACGGGCACACCACCGTGGAGGAGCGCGAGGAAGGCACCCGCGTGGGGCTCGACAACCTGGACCGGGCGCTGCGGCACGCGGCCGCGAGCGCCTAG
- a CDS encoding SDR family oxidoreductase — protein sequence MSTHPSQQGAPGATNILERVRSCAASVTRYPLDILTADAQLEDELGIDSVKLAEIAAVVAREFKLPPEQLPKAGKARTLGAIAEVVTRVLADSTPVVVVAKPAPAPAPAPVASPGPVAVVDLEARVRAVFARVTRYPEELLTLEADLEDELGIDSVKQAEVLAVLVKELGLVTGPTPSRRLRTIAAICEAARVSLPAPVASAAPVVAVPAAVRPSPAPGVPRADLPFAGKIALVTGSGKGIGKVIATRLARAGATVVVNSFHSREEGERTTQEILAAGGKALHVWGSVAQEEHLERMFSAIDAQLGGLDFLVCNASNGLIGPFDRITPRDWDKAFRTCITGSYECAMRARPLMARRGGGSIVTMSTSMSQRYMHDLGCQGVVKAAVESLTRYLAAELAPEGIRTNCVSAGPVHGELLGMFPDAAARVARWEAATPGRQLCTADDVADVTELLLGSKTQRVNGAIWVVDAGLSGTVDGLLPVATEPRPSRHHTNGHEVRALLALDS from the coding sequence ATGTCCACTCATCCATCTCAGCAGGGCGCCCCCGGGGCGACGAACATCTTGGAGCGGGTTCGCAGCTGTGCTGCCTCTGTCACGAGGTATCCGCTCGACATCCTCACCGCCGATGCACAGCTCGAGGACGAGCTCGGCATCGACTCGGTGAAGCTCGCGGAGATTGCCGCCGTGGTGGCACGCGAGTTCAAGCTTCCCCCCGAGCAGCTGCCGAAGGCCGGGAAGGCGCGGACGCTCGGCGCCATCGCGGAGGTGGTGACACGCGTCCTTGCCGACTCCACTCCGGTGGTGGTCGTCGCAAAGCCAGCTCCAGCTCCGGCTCCCGCGCCCGTGGCATCGCCGGGCCCGGTGGCCGTGGTGGACCTCGAGGCCCGGGTGCGCGCGGTGTTCGCGCGGGTGACCCGCTACCCCGAGGAGCTGCTGACCCTGGAGGCGGACCTGGAGGACGAGCTGGGCATCGACTCGGTGAAGCAGGCCGAGGTGCTGGCGGTGCTCGTGAAGGAGCTGGGGCTCGTCACGGGGCCGACGCCGTCCCGGCGACTGCGGACCATCGCCGCCATCTGTGAGGCCGCCCGAGTCTCGCTGCCCGCGCCGGTGGCTTCGGCAGCCCCGGTGGTGGCCGTACCCGCGGCCGTGCGCCCGTCGCCGGCTCCCGGCGTTCCTCGGGCGGACCTGCCCTTCGCGGGGAAGATTGCGCTCGTGACGGGGTCGGGGAAGGGCATCGGCAAGGTCATCGCGACCCGCCTCGCCCGTGCCGGGGCGACGGTGGTGGTGAACTCGTTCCACTCGCGTGAGGAGGGGGAGCGGACGACACAGGAGATTCTCGCCGCGGGCGGGAAGGCACTCCACGTGTGGGGCTCCGTCGCGCAGGAGGAGCACCTGGAGCGGATGTTCTCCGCCATCGACGCGCAGCTCGGGGGGCTCGACTTCCTGGTGTGCAACGCGTCCAACGGGCTCATCGGCCCCTTCGACCGGATTACTCCGCGCGACTGGGACAAGGCGTTCCGCACCTGCATCACCGGCTCCTACGAGTGCGCGATGCGCGCGAGGCCGCTGATGGCCCGGCGCGGTGGCGGCAGCATCGTCACGATGTCCACCTCGATGTCTCAGCGGTACATGCATGACCTGGGCTGCCAGGGGGTGGTGAAGGCGGCCGTCGAGTCGCTCACGCGCTACCTGGCCGCGGAGCTGGCTCCCGAGGGCATCCGGACCAACTGCGTGTCCGCGGGCCCGGTACACGGGGAGCTGCTCGGGATGTTCCCGGACGCGGCCGCGCGTGTCGCGCGCTGGGAGGCGGCCACGCCGGGGCGGCAGCTGTGCACCGCCGACGATGTGGCGGACGTGACGGAGCTCCTGCTGGGGTCGAAGACGCAGCGGGTGAATGGCGCCATCTGGGTGGTGGATGCCGGGCTGTCGGGAACGGTGGACGGGCTGCTGCCTGTCGCCACCGAGCCTCGCCCGAGCCGTCATCACACCAACGGACACGAAGTGCGAGCGCTGCTCGCCCTCGATTCCTGA